One stretch of Serinicoccus hydrothermalis DNA includes these proteins:
- a CDS encoding TetR/AcrR family transcriptional regulator produces the protein MGASPRILDAALDVVATRGLEATSVRTVAAAAEVSVGAVQHHFSTKADLLLAAMDRVAAGFQEEIRGRLERAAEPREALREALLVLACAHEEDSRPARVWAAFAARAAVDPGIGAEYAASWQQLETFLAELVEAVGAGESSARERAALLLALVDGLAIARAAEPGRMPAGRAGALVDAALDGLG, from the coding sequence ATGGGCGCCAGCCCCCGCATCCTGGACGCCGCGCTGGACGTCGTCGCCACCCGCGGCCTCGAGGCGACGAGCGTGCGCACCGTCGCCGCGGCGGCCGAGGTCTCGGTCGGCGCCGTGCAGCACCACTTCTCCACCAAGGCCGACCTGCTGCTCGCGGCGATGGACCGCGTCGCCGCGGGCTTCCAGGAGGAGATCCGGGGCCGCCTGGAGCGGGCGGCCGAGCCTCGTGAAGCCCTGCGGGAGGCGCTGCTCGTGCTCGCCTGCGCGCACGAGGAGGACTCGCGACCGGCCCGCGTCTGGGCGGCCTTCGCGGCCCGGGCGGCGGTCGACCCCGGGATCGGCGCCGAGTATGCCGCGAGCTGGCAGCAGCTCGAGACCTTCCTCGCCGAGCTCGTGGAGGCGGTCGGCGCCGGGGAGTCCTCCGCCCGGGAGCGGGCCGCGCTGCTCCTGGCCCTCGTGGACGGGCTGGCAATCGCCCGGGCGGCCGAGCCCGGCCGGATGCCGGCCGGCCGTGCAGGCGCTCTGGTGGACGCGGCGCTGGACGGGCTGGGGTAG
- a CDS encoding P1 family peptidase, whose amino-acid sequence MHPAAGPTNSLLDVAGLAVGHHQRVGGGFLTGTTVVLCPPEGAVGGADVRGGAPGTRETDLLDPRNLVERVHAVVLSGGSAFGLAAADGVMRELYARARGFPMGGPGEVVPIVPAAVCFDLGRGGDFGAFPDASFGSEALAAAEADEHGHGPAQGNVGAGTGTQVGGLRGGLGTASLALPDGSTVAALVVVNAVGSAVDLGTGELWGARQLLDDDLRGIPGWSEGRRPARPDPAELEAALTAAQEANATSSVPRSPATTIGVVATDASLTPAQCSRLATSGHDGMARAVNPIHTMFDGDALFGLSTATRPEPDAAGLHALLHGAGEVVTRAMVRGLLAAKTVTTSAGTWRGYRDAFPSAAG is encoded by the coding sequence ATGCACCCCGCCGCCGGACCCACCAACTCCCTGCTTGACGTCGCCGGGCTGGCGGTGGGCCACCACCAGCGGGTCGGCGGCGGCTTCCTCACCGGCACCACGGTCGTGCTGTGCCCGCCCGAGGGCGCGGTGGGCGGCGCGGACGTGCGCGGCGGGGCGCCGGGCACCCGGGAGACGGACCTGCTCGACCCCCGCAACCTCGTCGAGCGGGTCCACGCGGTGGTCCTGTCCGGAGGGTCGGCCTTCGGCCTGGCCGCGGCTGACGGCGTCATGCGCGAGCTGTATGCCCGTGCCCGCGGCTTCCCCATGGGCGGCCCCGGCGAGGTCGTCCCCATCGTGCCGGCGGCGGTGTGCTTCGACCTCGGGCGGGGCGGCGACTTCGGCGCCTTCCCGGACGCCTCCTTCGGCAGCGAGGCGCTGGCCGCCGCCGAGGCGGACGAGCACGGCCACGGGCCGGCCCAGGGCAACGTCGGGGCGGGCACCGGCACCCAGGTCGGAGGGCTGCGCGGCGGCCTCGGTACCGCGAGCCTCGCCCTGCCCGACGGCTCGACGGTCGCGGCGCTCGTCGTCGTCAACGCCGTCGGGTCCGCGGTCGACCTCGGCACCGGCGAGCTGTGGGGCGCCCGCCAGCTGCTCGACGACGACCTGCGGGGCATACCCGGCTGGTCGGAGGGTCGGCGACCCGCCCGCCCCGACCCGGCGGAGCTGGAGGCGGCGCTGACCGCCGCCCAGGAGGCCAACGCGACGAGCAGCGTCCCGCGCTCGCCGGCGACGACGATCGGCGTGGTCGCCACCGACGCGTCCCTCACGCCCGCGCAGTGCTCGCGGCTGGCGACGAGCGGGCACGACGGCATGGCGCGGGCGGTCAACCCGATCCACACGATGTTCGACGGCGACGCGCTCTTCGGGCTGTCCACGGCCACGCGGCCCGAGCCGGACGCCGCCGGTCTCCACGCCCTGCTGCACGGCGCGGGGGAGGTGGTGACCCGCGCGATGGTCCGCGGGCTGCTCGCCGCCAAGACCGTCACCACCTCGGCCGGCACCTGGCGCGGCTACCGCGACGCCTTCCCCAGCGCGGCCGGCTGA
- the pntB gene encoding Re/Si-specific NAD(P)(+) transhydrogenase subunit beta, with protein sequence MTLTSAVDAAYLVAALLFLGALAGLSRHESARRGNLLGITGMTLALVATVALAVSTAQRGALTTLLLIAAAMSLGAVIGTWRARRVEMTGMPELVAILHSFVGVAAVLVGVNTFLGEGYAGAAGVSQRIEIAAGVFIGAVTFTGSVVAWAKLSARMKSSPLMLPRRHLLNLLVVLASLAVSVWFVVASSLLPLLLLTALALLLGAHLVASIGGGDMPVVVSMLNSYSGWAAAAAGFMLGNDLLIITGALVGSSGAILSYIMCKAMNRSFVSVIAGGFGADPVGPAGDGEDQGTHREVSAEGVAELLRRARSVVITPGYGMAVAHAQHPVARLVERLGELGVDVRFGIHPVAGRLPGHMNVLLAEARVPYDIVLGMDEINDDLASTDVVLVIGANDTVNPAAIEQPGSPIAGMPVLEVWNASDVVVFKRSMATGYAGVQNPLFFRDNTQMIFGDAKDKVEEILTALAG encoded by the coding sequence GTGACGCTCACCTCGGCGGTCGACGCCGCCTACCTCGTCGCCGCGCTGCTCTTCCTCGGCGCCCTCGCCGGGCTGTCCCGGCACGAGTCGGCGCGCCGCGGCAACCTGCTCGGTATCACCGGCATGACGCTCGCGCTGGTCGCGACGGTGGCGCTCGCGGTGAGCACCGCGCAGCGCGGGGCGCTCACCACCCTCCTGCTCATCGCGGCGGCGATGTCGCTGGGAGCGGTCATCGGCACCTGGCGGGCGCGTCGCGTCGAGATGACCGGTATGCCCGAGCTCGTCGCGATCCTGCACAGCTTCGTGGGCGTCGCGGCGGTGCTCGTGGGCGTCAACACCTTCCTCGGCGAGGGGTATGCCGGTGCCGCCGGCGTCAGCCAGCGCATCGAGATCGCGGCCGGGGTCTTCATCGGCGCGGTCACCTTCACCGGGTCGGTCGTGGCCTGGGCCAAGCTCTCGGCCCGGATGAAGAGCTCCCCGCTCATGCTGCCGCGGCGCCACCTGCTCAACCTGCTCGTCGTGCTGGCGAGCCTGGCGGTGTCGGTGTGGTTCGTCGTGGCCTCGAGCCTGCTGCCGCTGCTCCTGCTCACCGCCCTGGCGCTGCTGCTCGGCGCGCACCTCGTCGCCTCCATCGGTGGCGGGGACATGCCGGTCGTCGTCTCGATGCTCAACTCCTACAGCGGCTGGGCGGCGGCGGCCGCGGGCTTCATGCTCGGAAACGACCTGCTCATCATCACCGGGGCGCTGGTCGGCAGCTCGGGCGCGATCCTGTCCTACATCATGTGCAAGGCCATGAACCGCTCCTTCGTCTCGGTCATCGCCGGGGGCTTCGGCGCCGACCCGGTGGGGCCGGCGGGGGACGGCGAGGACCAGGGGACCCACCGCGAGGTCAGCGCGGAGGGTGTCGCCGAGCTGCTGCGGCGGGCCCGGTCGGTCGTCATCACCCCCGGCTACGGCATGGCGGTCGCGCACGCCCAGCACCCGGTCGCCCGGCTGGTCGAGCGCCTCGGCGAGCTCGGCGTGGACGTCCGCTTCGGCATACACCCCGTCGCCGGGCGGCTCCCGGGTCACATGAACGTCCTGCTGGCCGAGGCCCGCGTGCCCTACGACATCGTGCTCGGCATGGACGAGATCAACGACGACCTCGCCTCGACCGACGTCGTCCTCGTCATCGGCGCCAACGACACGGTCAACCCGGCGGCCATCGAGCAGCCGGGCAGCCCCATCGCGGGGATGCCGGTGCTCGAGGTGTGGAACGCCTCCGACGTCGTGGTCTTCAAGCGCTCGATGGCCACCGGCTACGCCGGCGTGCAGAACCCGCTCTTCTTCCGCGACAACACGCAGATGATCTTCGGCGACGCCAAGGACAAGGTGGAGGAGATCCTCACCGCGCTGGCAGGCTGA
- a CDS encoding ATP-binding cassette domain-containing protein, with the protein MVDSETPAVELRGVCRDFRRPRTSLREAPPVVRAVRDVTLTIGQGERFGIVGESGSGKSTLLRLICGLDRPTSGEVLVEGRPVGDQPARRLGWLREKLQLVFQDPMSSLDPRMRVRDIVAEPLVAQGIGGDRGQRVRELLERVGLDPEAADRYPHQFSGGQRQRISVARALAPDPDILVADEPVSALDVSVRAQVLNLVDEVVDGLDLTLVFVSHDLSVVRHVCDRVAVMQDGQVVEVGETEQLFAEPQHAYTRSLLAAIPDLHAALDGRTAQDLARGASRD; encoded by the coding sequence GTGGTTGACTCCGAGACCCCCGCCGTCGAGCTCCGCGGGGTGTGCCGTGACTTCCGCCGCCCGCGCACGTCGCTGCGCGAGGCGCCCCCGGTCGTCCGCGCGGTGCGCGACGTCACCCTGACCATCGGGCAGGGCGAGCGCTTCGGGATCGTCGGCGAGTCCGGGTCGGGCAAGTCGACGCTGCTGCGGCTGATCTGCGGGCTGGACCGGCCGACGTCGGGAGAGGTGCTGGTCGAGGGGCGCCCGGTCGGCGACCAGCCGGCCCGGCGCCTCGGGTGGCTGCGGGAGAAGCTGCAGCTGGTCTTCCAGGACCCCATGAGCAGCCTCGACCCCCGGATGCGGGTGCGCGACATCGTCGCCGAGCCGCTGGTGGCGCAGGGCATCGGCGGCGACCGCGGGCAGCGGGTGCGCGAGCTGCTGGAGCGGGTCGGGCTCGACCCGGAGGCGGCGGACCGCTACCCGCACCAGTTCTCCGGCGGGCAGCGGCAGCGGATCTCCGTCGCCCGCGCGCTCGCGCCGGACCCGGACATCCTCGTCGCCGACGAGCCGGTGTCGGCACTGGACGTGTCGGTCCGCGCCCAGGTGCTCAACCTCGTCGACGAGGTGGTCGACGGGCTGGACCTCACGCTCGTCTTCGTCAGCCACGACCTGTCCGTGGTGCGCCACGTGTGCGACCGGGTCGCGGTGATGCAGGACGGGCAGGTCGTCGAGGTGGGGGAGACCGAGCAGCTCTTCGCCGAGCCGCAGCACGCATACACCCGGTCGTTGCTGGCCGCCATCCCCGACCTGCACGCGGCGCTGGACGGCCGCACCGCGCAGGACCTCGCGCGCGGCGCCTCGCGCGACTGA
- a CDS encoding ABC transporter permease: MLLRLLHRAMVFVLSVLAASVLVFAFMRVLPGDPARVALGINASDEAVARLREQFGLDRPVVVQYLDWMRGLVTLDPGIEFISKAAIGPQIADRLQVTLILVVTSMLLAVVVAVPVGIWMAVRHRHVDGLVMSALSQVGVAIPAFLAGIVLISVFAVRLRWVPSGGWVVPAQDPLGFLRALALPAISLAMVQAAVLARYVRSAVLDVLREDYLRTARAKGLRPVQALWRHGLRNAAVPVVTVLGLQLATLLIGAVVIEQVFVIPGLGSLLLDSVADRELLTVQTVVMVLVVATLLINFLVDALYLVIDPRLRTGSR; encoded by the coding sequence ATGCTCCTGCGTCTGCTGCACCGCGCGATGGTCTTCGTGCTCAGCGTGCTTGCGGCGTCGGTGCTGGTCTTCGCCTTCATGCGGGTCCTGCCGGGCGACCCGGCCCGTGTCGCGCTGGGCATCAACGCCTCGGACGAGGCGGTCGCGCGGCTGCGTGAGCAGTTCGGGCTGGACCGGCCGGTGGTGGTGCAGTACCTCGACTGGATGCGCGGCCTGGTCACCCTCGACCCGGGCATCGAGTTCATCTCCAAGGCCGCCATCGGCCCGCAGATCGCCGACCGGCTGCAGGTCACCCTCATCCTCGTCGTCACCTCGATGCTCCTCGCCGTGGTCGTCGCCGTGCCCGTCGGTATCTGGATGGCGGTGCGGCACCGGCACGTCGACGGCCTGGTGATGTCGGCGCTGTCCCAGGTAGGGGTCGCGATCCCCGCCTTCCTCGCCGGCATCGTGCTCATCTCGGTCTTCGCCGTCCGGCTGCGCTGGGTGCCCAGCGGCGGCTGGGTCGTGCCGGCGCAGGACCCGCTCGGCTTCCTGCGCGCCCTCGCGCTGCCGGCCATCTCCCTCGCCATGGTGCAGGCCGCGGTGCTCGCACGGTATGTCCGCTCCGCCGTCCTCGACGTGCTGCGGGAGGACTACCTGCGCACCGCCCGGGCCAAGGGGCTGCGCCCGGTGCAGGCGCTGTGGCGACACGGGCTGCGCAACGCCGCGGTGCCGGTGGTCACCGTGCTCGGCCTGCAGCTCGCGACCCTGCTCATCGGCGCGGTCGTCATCGAGCAGGTCTTCGTCATCCCGGGCCTGGGGTCGCTGCTGCTGGACTCGGTCGCCGACCGCGAGCTCCTGACCGTGCAGACCGTCGTCATGGTCCTCGTGGTGGCCACGCTGCTCATCAACTTCCTCGTCGACGCGCTCTACCTCGTCATCGACCCACGGCTGCGGACGGGGTCGCGATGA
- a CDS encoding ABC transporter ATP-binding protein, whose translation MPGDRTVLAVDGLDVGTRHTPLLHDVSFSIERGERVGLIGESGSGKSLTALAVMGLLGEGLRASGDVRLSGRTPATRNLLDIGEREMAGLRGDAMSMVFQEPMTALNPTMRVGAQVAEVMRIHGTRGKGAARERVVELLDQVGLPDPAHLARSYPHELSGGQRQRVVLAIALANDPALLICDEPTTALDVTVQATVLDLVVRGVEERDAAMLFITHDLAVVATVCERVLVMYGGRIVEAGPVGEVFGDPRHRYTQGLIGASDLAGAEGRRARATLPTIPGTVPAAGRFPDGCVFRSRCDHATDLCEALPPWTPRGEHAAGDRAYGFACHHPAGESTAEKEGSRG comes from the coding sequence ATGCCCGGCGACCGCACCGTGCTGGCCGTGGACGGGCTCGACGTGGGGACGCGGCATACCCCGCTGCTGCACGACGTCTCCTTCTCCATCGAGCGGGGCGAGCGGGTCGGGCTCATCGGGGAGTCGGGGTCCGGCAAGTCGCTCACCGCGCTCGCGGTCATGGGCCTGCTCGGGGAGGGGCTGCGCGCCAGCGGCGACGTGCGGCTGTCCGGGCGCACGCCGGCGACCCGCAACCTGCTCGACATCGGTGAGCGGGAGATGGCCGGGCTGCGCGGCGACGCGATGTCGATGGTCTTCCAGGAGCCGATGACGGCGCTCAACCCGACGATGCGGGTGGGGGCGCAGGTGGCCGAGGTCATGCGGATCCACGGCACCCGTGGCAAGGGCGCGGCCCGCGAGCGCGTGGTCGAGCTGCTCGACCAGGTGGGGCTGCCGGACCCGGCGCACCTGGCCCGGTCCTACCCGCACGAGCTCTCCGGCGGCCAGCGGCAGCGGGTCGTGCTCGCGATCGCCCTGGCCAACGACCCGGCCCTGCTCATCTGCGACGAGCCGACGACGGCGCTCGATGTCACGGTGCAGGCGACGGTGCTCGACCTCGTGGTCCGCGGGGTCGAGGAGCGGGACGCCGCGATGCTCTTCATCACCCACGACCTCGCCGTCGTCGCGACGGTGTGCGAGCGGGTGCTCGTCATGTACGGCGGGCGCATCGTCGAGGCCGGGCCGGTCGGCGAGGTCTTCGGCGACCCGCGGCACCGCTACACGCAGGGGCTCATCGGGGCCTCCGACCTGGCGGGCGCGGAAGGGCGTCGGGCGCGGGCCACGCTGCCGACGATCCCCGGCACCGTGCCGGCGGCAGGGCGCTTCCCCGACGGCTGCGTCTTCCGCAGCCGCTGCGACCACGCGACCGACCTGTGCGAGGCGCTGCCGCCGTGGACGCCGCGCGGCGAGCACGCGGCCGGGGACCGGGCATACGGCTTCGCCTGCCACCACCCCGCGGGCGAGAGCACCGCCGAGAAGGAGGGGAGCCGTGGTTGA
- a CDS encoding ABC transporter substrate-binding protein — MTTSRKTRPLLAALAATALLAGCNAGAGTSTDDGSQEPGDSAGAEDGGEDTAAAPEPGGSDETVRVGLVAEPASLDFTTTDGAAIPQLLLDNVYETLVTVDVETGEIVPALATEWEVSEDRTTYTFTLEDGVTFSDGSEFTAEDAAFSLDRVSSDAWTISLKSQLDVVESVEAVDDTTLEVTLSRPSNSFLYALTTRVGAMFDTEAVDNLAEQAIGTGPYTFENWDRGSQITLERNPDYHGDAPYFQTVEMRYFDDANALNNAMLTDAIDVVSTVQAPESLAEFEGGDFQIVEGTTNGEVVLSMNQQEGNPLADPDLREAVRYAIDHQSLMDTCWAGRGELIGSMVPPTDPWYEDRTGDYPFDPEEAQRLISEAGAEGTELRLRIPSLPYAVSCGTVVESMLEDAGLQVTIDELEFPAAWLETVFTNKDFDMSIVAHVEPRDMANVFGSPDYYTTYGTEEIQTLFEEADTGTEEEQVAKLQEAAAVISEDAAADFLFLLPNLMVADPDITGLPTNAIKESFDLGDLARG, encoded by the coding sequence ATGACGACGTCAAGGAAGACTCGCCCGCTCCTCGCGGCCCTCGCCGCGACCGCGCTGCTCGCGGGCTGCAACGCCGGGGCCGGCACCAGCACGGACGACGGCTCGCAGGAGCCGGGCGACTCCGCCGGTGCGGAGGACGGCGGCGAGGACACCGCGGCCGCCCCCGAGCCCGGCGGCTCGGACGAGACGGTGCGCGTCGGCCTGGTCGCCGAACCCGCCAGCCTGGACTTCACGACCACCGACGGCGCGGCGATCCCGCAGCTGCTCCTGGACAACGTCTACGAGACGCTCGTGACCGTCGACGTCGAGACCGGCGAGATCGTGCCCGCGCTCGCCACCGAGTGGGAGGTGAGCGAGGACCGGACGACCTACACCTTCACGCTCGAGGACGGCGTCACCTTCTCCGACGGCAGCGAGTTCACCGCCGAGGACGCCGCCTTCTCCCTCGACCGGGTCTCCTCCGACGCCTGGACGATCAGCCTGAAGTCGCAGCTCGACGTCGTCGAGTCGGTCGAGGCGGTCGACGACACGACGCTGGAGGTCACGCTCTCGCGCCCCTCCAACTCCTTCCTGTATGCCCTCACCACCCGGGTCGGCGCGATGTTCGACACCGAGGCGGTCGACAACCTCGCCGAGCAGGCGATCGGCACCGGCCCCTACACCTTCGAGAACTGGGACCGCGGCTCGCAGATCACCCTCGAGCGCAACCCCGACTACCACGGCGACGCGCCCTACTTCCAGACCGTGGAGATGCGCTACTTCGACGACGCCAACGCGCTCAACAACGCGATGCTCACCGACGCCATCGACGTCGTGTCCACCGTGCAGGCGCCGGAGTCGCTGGCCGAGTTCGAGGGCGGCGACTTCCAGATCGTCGAGGGCACGACCAACGGCGAGGTCGTGCTGTCGATGAACCAGCAGGAGGGCAACCCGCTGGCCGACCCGGACCTGCGCGAGGCCGTCCGCTACGCCATCGACCACCAGAGCCTCATGGACACCTGCTGGGCCGGCCGCGGCGAGCTCATCGGCTCGATGGTCCCGCCCACCGACCCCTGGTACGAGGACCGCACCGGCGACTACCCCTTCGACCCGGAGGAGGCGCAGCGGCTCATCTCCGAGGCCGGCGCCGAGGGCACCGAGCTGCGCCTGCGCATACCCTCCCTGCCGTATGCCGTCTCCTGCGGCACCGTCGTCGAGTCCATGCTCGAGGACGCCGGGCTGCAGGTGACGATCGACGAGCTGGAGTTCCCCGCGGCCTGGCTGGAGACGGTCTTCACCAACAAGGACTTCGACATGTCGATAGTGGCGCACGTCGAGCCGCGCGACATGGCCAACGTCTTCGGGAGCCCGGACTACTACACGACCTACGGCACCGAGGAGATCCAGACGCTCTTCGAGGAGGCCGACACCGGCACCGAGGAGGAGCAGGTCGCCAAGCTGCAGGAGGCCGCAGCCGTCATCAGCGAGGACGCCGCCGCGGACTTCCTCTTCCTGCTGCCCAACCTCATGGTCGCCGACCCGGACATCACCGGGCTGCCGACCAACGCGATCAAGGAGTCCTTCGACCTCGGCGACCTCGCCCGCGGCTGA
- a CDS encoding ABC transporter permease, with amino-acid sequence MSEIQGAAAQGLEGQAPAGGSGGRRLNPSLLLGGGLVAVVVVLALVSYVWTPYAPMRVLPVEAYQTPNAEHWLGTDRYRRDVFTQILVGARTTLYVGFVAVGVAALVGVPLGILAAMSPGWLGQLVMRSNDVLLAFPALLLAIMFAALYGGSTRVAMIAIGIATIPAFARITRSGALGVMKTEYVVAARAAGRSPLGIAVRHVIPNVAGLVIVQASVSFAIAILAEAALAYLGLGTPTGQASWGRMLYEAQTTLRTAPHLALIPGAAIALSVLGFNLFGDGLRDWLDPKLEGR; translated from the coding sequence ATGAGCGAGATCCAGGGCGCGGCCGCGCAGGGGCTCGAGGGGCAGGCCCCTGCCGGCGGCTCGGGCGGGCGCCGGCTCAACCCCTCGCTGCTCCTCGGCGGGGGTCTCGTCGCCGTGGTCGTCGTGCTCGCGCTCGTCTCCTACGTCTGGACGCCGTACGCGCCGATGCGGGTCCTCCCGGTCGAGGCCTACCAGACGCCCAACGCCGAGCACTGGCTCGGCACCGACCGCTACCGCCGCGACGTCTTCACCCAGATCCTCGTCGGGGCACGCACGACCCTGTATGTCGGTTTCGTCGCCGTCGGCGTCGCGGCGCTCGTCGGGGTGCCGCTCGGGATCCTCGCGGCCATGTCGCCCGGCTGGCTCGGCCAGCTCGTGATGCGCTCCAACGACGTGCTGCTGGCCTTTCCCGCGCTGCTGCTGGCGATCATGTTCGCCGCGCTCTACGGCGGTTCGACGCGGGTGGCGATGATCGCCATCGGCATCGCGACGATCCCGGCCTTCGCCCGCATCACCCGCTCCGGCGCGCTCGGGGTGATGAAGACCGAGTACGTCGTCGCCGCCCGGGCCGCGGGTCGCTCGCCGCTGGGGATCGCGGTGCGCCACGTCATACCCAACGTGGCGGGGCTCGTCATCGTGCAGGCGTCGGTGTCCTTCGCCATCGCGATCCTCGCCGAGGCGGCGCTGGCCTACCTCGGCCTGGGCACGCCGACCGGCCAGGCGAGCTGGGGGCGGATGCTCTACGAGGCGCAGACGACGTTGCGCACGGCGCCGCACCTGGCGCTCATCCCGGGCGCGGCGATCGCGCTGTCGGTGCTCGGCTTCAACCTCTTTGGCGACGGGCTGCGGGACTGGCTGGACCCGAAGCTGGAGGGCCGGTGA
- a CDS encoding Re/Si-specific NAD(P)(+) transhydrogenase subunit alpha: protein MRIGIPRQARETQAIVAATPSTVATLRKRGHTVLVEKGAGERASYPDVAYRDAGATLVDPGGLTEVDLLAAVDPPTPAEVAALPPGITIASLLAPARSPDLLRALADQGVTALAMDAVPRISRAQSLDVLSSMANLSGYRAVIEAAHDYGGMLAGQVTAAGTTPPATVFVVGAGVAGLAAIGAAQSLGAQVRAFDVRPEVAEQVESMGATFVRLDVDTSSGRSDGYAGELTEDAERATSELYAQEAITADIVITTALIPGRPAPRLIDAGTVAAMRPGSVVVDLAAANGGNVEGTRADERVVTDSGVVLLGWTDLAGRMPAQASQLYGTNMVNLVGLLSGEPEDDSAGGPPLVLDLDDQVLRAMTVAHDGEVLWPPPQVSVSAAPTPAAAVTPEVDPAHGHTEARPPDPRRRRAVLLALAVLAALGAAFAPDELRMHLTVFALAVIAGYYVISHVTHALHTPLMSVTNAISGIICVGAILQVGSESTWVTALALIGITVASINIFGGFTVTHRMLGMFRRAES from the coding sequence GTGCGGATCGGCATACCGCGGCAGGCGCGGGAGACCCAGGCGATCGTCGCCGCCACGCCCAGCACGGTGGCCACGCTGCGCAAGCGGGGGCACACGGTGCTGGTCGAGAAGGGCGCGGGGGAGCGGGCGTCCTACCCCGACGTGGCCTACCGCGACGCGGGCGCCACCCTCGTCGACCCGGGCGGGCTCACCGAGGTCGACCTGCTGGCCGCCGTGGACCCGCCGACCCCGGCCGAGGTCGCGGCCCTGCCGCCCGGCATCACGATCGCCTCGCTGCTGGCCCCCGCCCGCTCGCCCGACCTCCTCCGGGCGCTCGCCGACCAGGGCGTGACGGCCCTCGCCATGGACGCCGTGCCGCGCATCTCCCGCGCGCAGAGCCTCGATGTGCTCAGCTCGATGGCCAATCTCTCCGGCTACCGCGCGGTCATCGAGGCGGCGCACGACTACGGCGGCATGCTCGCCGGCCAGGTCACCGCGGCCGGCACCACGCCGCCGGCCACCGTCTTCGTCGTCGGCGCCGGGGTCGCCGGGCTGGCCGCGATCGGTGCGGCGCAGTCGCTCGGGGCGCAGGTGCGCGCCTTCGACGTGCGGCCGGAGGTCGCCGAGCAGGTCGAGTCGATGGGCGCGACCTTCGTCCGGCTGGACGTCGACACCAGCAGCGGCCGCAGCGACGGGTATGCCGGCGAGCTCACCGAGGACGCCGAGCGCGCCACCTCCGAGCTCTACGCCCAGGAGGCCATCACCGCGGACATCGTCATCACCACCGCGCTCATCCCGGGCCGCCCAGCCCCGCGCCTCATCGACGCCGGGACCGTCGCCGCGATGCGCCCCGGGTCGGTCGTCGTCGACCTCGCGGCGGCCAACGGCGGCAACGTCGAGGGCACCCGGGCCGACGAGCGGGTCGTCACCGACTCCGGGGTCGTGCTGCTGGGCTGGACCGACCTCGCGGGGAGGATGCCGGCCCAGGCCAGCCAGCTCTACGGCACCAACATGGTCAACCTCGTCGGACTGCTCTCCGGGGAGCCGGAGGACGACAGCGCCGGCGGCCCCCCGCTCGTGCTCGACCTGGACGACCAGGTGCTGCGCGCGATGACCGTGGCCCACGACGGCGAGGTCCTCTGGCCGCCGCCGCAGGTCTCGGTGAGCGCCGCCCCGACGCCCGCCGCGGCGGTGACGCCCGAGGTCGACCCGGCGCACGGGCATACCGAGGCGCGCCCACCGGACCCGCGCCGTCGGCGAGCGGTGCTCCTCGCCCTCGCGGTGCTGGCGGCCCTCGGCGCCGCCTTCGCGCCGGACGAGCTGCGCATGCACCTCACCGTCTTCGCGCTCGCCGTGATCGCGGGCTACTACGTCATCTCGCACGTCACCCACGCCCTGCACACGCCGCTCATGTCCGTGACCAACGCGATCAGCGGCATCATCTGCGTCGGCGCGATCCTGCAGGTCGGCAGCGAAAGCACCTGGGTCACCGCGCTCGCGCTGATCGGCATCACCGTGGCCTCGATCAACATCTTCGGCGGCTTCACCGTCACGCACCGGATGCTCGGGATGTTCCGGAGGGCGGAGTCGTGA
- a CDS encoding type II toxin-antitoxin system PemK/MazF family toxin, translating into MTDPGAVLAPGQVCWAWLDPAVGREQGGRRPVVVVSGSDYLDVVDSLVVVVPVTGVDRGWDNHVAVSAAGVSGWAMTEQPRTLSRHRLDGVVGPVEAEALVAIRAWLADFLELAVR; encoded by the coding sequence ATGACTGATCCCGGAGCGGTGCTCGCGCCGGGCCAGGTGTGCTGGGCCTGGCTCGATCCCGCCGTCGGTCGGGAGCAGGGAGGACGGCGGCCCGTCGTCGTCGTGAGCGGGAGCGACTACCTCGACGTCGTGGACAGCCTGGTGGTGGTCGTGCCAGTCACGGGCGTCGACCGCGGCTGGGACAACCATGTCGCGGTCTCGGCTGCTGGGGTGTCCGGGTGGGCGATGACCGAACAGCCACGGACGCTGTCGCGCCACCGTCTCGACGGGGTGGTCGGACCGGTGGAGGCGGAGGCCCTCGTCGCGATCCGGGCCTGGCTCGCCGATTTCCTGGAGCTGGCGGTCCGATGA